Proteins co-encoded in one Waddlia chondrophila WSU 86-1044 genomic window:
- a CDS encoding undecaprenyl-diphosphate phosphatase — MSTVEAIILGIIQGLTEFFPVSSSGHLTLAQHLFGIENLSRMIPFDLVCHLGTLLAIFIVFRKQIKSLLTSNSKFLLQIMIGTLPLFPILLILKQIENLYDQTELLGYFFLITAALLWIGIRSGYEQATEKKQKHWIRTPLIIGIFQTFALLPGVSRSGATISAARLLGWKTEEALTFSFLLAIPAILGGTVLKTIQLLSGNSSLIGNLSISNYLAGFAAAFVFGLAALKILIKLAANQKMMYFVWYCLLIGLACILLN; from the coding sequence ATGTCAACTGTCGAAGCGATTATCCTTGGAATCATTCAAGGCCTCACAGAATTTTTCCCTGTCAGTTCTTCTGGACATCTCACTCTGGCTCAACATCTTTTTGGAATTGAAAACCTCTCTCGAATGATCCCTTTCGATCTCGTCTGCCACCTCGGCACTCTTCTTGCCATCTTCATTGTCTTCAGAAAACAGATTAAGTCTTTGCTGACAAGCAACTCCAAGTTTCTGCTTCAAATCATGATCGGCACACTTCCTCTATTCCCCATCCTGCTGATCCTGAAACAAATAGAAAATTTGTACGATCAAACGGAGCTGCTTGGCTATTTTTTTCTGATTACCGCAGCACTCCTCTGGATCGGCATTCGCAGCGGCTACGAGCAGGCAACTGAAAAAAAACAAAAACATTGGATCAGAACCCCTTTAATCATTGGCATTTTTCAAACATTTGCCCTTTTGCCCGGTGTCTCGCGAAGTGGAGCGACCATCTCCGCTGCCAGATTATTAGGTTGGAAAACTGAGGAAGCTCTAACTTTTTCATTTCTTCTTGCAATTCCAGCCATCTTGGGAGGAACTGTTCTCAAAACAATCCAGCTGCTTTCCGGAAACTCATCTCTAATAGGCAATCTGTCCATCTCTAACTACCTGGCAGGGTTTGCGGCGGCATTCGTGTTTGGCTTGGCAGCTCTTAAAATCCTAATCAAGCTGGCAGCTAATCAAAAAATGATGTATTTTGTATGGTATTGCCTGTTGATCGGGCTAGCCTGCATTTTATTGAACTGA
- a CDS encoding ComEC/Rec2 family competence protein: MKFSSKHPILIYASASLFGFYSATDLSPWLSIPLTAFFFLDRNRLLLCAILFCTFFAYSKINYPTLSIPPEGIHCQVLFTPSSVAASRSAFGTQWIYQGTATTLLQKNTVPCQIRLPKRASALRPPADRSYMIKGILKPGYGYQTSLYPDKEEPWLPIKGTWTPTEWRYASKQWVKGYVSRHYSPFQSAEFLGGILTGDFEDQAIKRSFGRAGLQHILAISGFHFTILTAVFLFFLRLLLPPKWALNTLLILLCSYFVFLGCGASILRAFLMSLCAIIGLLCRLSPVALNSLGFAVFAILAIDPLLVFSIGFVFSFSVTASILLFFPSTLKLLNAIFPSREAHVLKQMGIADQHCYLIVTAAKNTLALALAVNLTAIPLTLFFFGKFPLISLLCNLVVPLMVSISMFLFILGIFIPWLHGLNQFLVRILLDFVDQLPAPLHVHWRLPLNKPALLGWLTAAALLGIWGWRKAERRLEIIY; encoded by the coding sequence ATGAAGTTCAGCTCTAAGCATCCCATCCTCATTTACGCATCCGCTTCACTCTTCGGCTTTTATTCTGCAACAGATCTATCCCCTTGGTTAAGCATTCCTTTAACCGCCTTCTTTTTCCTCGATCGAAATCGACTGCTGCTTTGCGCAATCTTATTCTGTACTTTCTTCGCCTATTCGAAAATCAACTACCCGACTCTTTCCATTCCTCCTGAAGGGATTCATTGCCAAGTTCTTTTTACCCCTTCCTCTGTTGCCGCTTCCCGTTCAGCATTCGGCACTCAATGGATCTATCAAGGAACAGCGACCACCCTTCTTCAGAAAAATACAGTTCCTTGCCAAATCCGGCTGCCAAAGCGAGCATCAGCTCTCCGCCCTCCTGCAGACAGATCCTACATGATCAAAGGGATCTTGAAGCCCGGATACGGGTACCAAACCTCTCTTTACCCCGACAAGGAAGAGCCCTGGCTTCCCATCAAAGGAACATGGACCCCGACAGAGTGGCGCTATGCTTCAAAACAATGGGTGAAAGGATATGTGTCCAGACATTATTCCCCTTTCCAGTCCGCTGAATTTTTAGGAGGAATTTTAACAGGAGATTTTGAAGACCAGGCAATTAAGCGATCGTTCGGACGCGCGGGCCTACAGCACATTCTTGCAATTTCAGGTTTTCACTTTACCATCCTTACTGCAGTTTTTCTCTTTTTTTTAAGGCTCCTTCTCCCTCCTAAATGGGCACTAAATACACTCCTCATCCTATTATGTTCTTACTTTGTGTTTTTAGGATGCGGCGCATCCATCTTGCGCGCCTTTCTGATGAGCCTCTGCGCAATCATCGGCCTTTTATGCCGCCTGTCTCCGGTCGCTCTAAATTCATTGGGATTTGCTGTTTTTGCTATCCTTGCAATCGATCCTCTGCTCGTTTTCTCGATCGGTTTTGTTTTCAGCTTCAGCGTTACAGCTTCCATTCTTTTATTTTTTCCTTCGACCTTGAAACTTCTCAACGCTATTTTTCCTTCCAGGGAAGCCCATGTTCTGAAACAGATGGGAATTGCCGACCAACATTGCTATCTCATCGTAACAGCTGCCAAAAACACTCTTGCCCTTGCTCTCGCGGTGAATCTAACCGCAATCCCTTTAACCCTGTTTTTTTTCGGAAAATTTCCTCTGATCAGCCTTCTATGCAATCTAGTTGTCCCATTGATGGTCAGCATATCAATGTTTTTGTTTATTCTTGGCATCTTCATTCCCTGGCTGCACGGCCTGAACCAATTCCTTGTAAGAATTTTGCTAGACTTCGTTGATCAGCTGCCAGCTCCTCTTCATGTGCATTGGCGCCTGCCCTTAAACAAGCCTGCTCTGCTTGGATGGTTGACTGCAGCAGCTTTGCTCGGCATTTGGGGATGGAGAAAAGCGGAGCGGCGCCTGGAAATCATCTATTGA